Genomic DNA from bacterium:
CCAGGCCTGCGGGTCGCCCTCACAGCGCACGCGTAGCTCGGCGGCGCTCAGATCGCCGACGCGGCGCAACAGATCGTGGAGTGCATCCGCGTGGCGCGCCTTGCGATCGGCGGAGAGGCCCTGGAGATCGGCTTCGGTCTCCTCGATCACGGTTGCGTCGAGCAGCTCGCGCAGTTCTTCCTGGCCGAGTAGATCCCTCAGCATGTCGCGATCGAGGGTCAGCGCCTGGGCGCGCCGCTCAGCGACGGGCGTATCGCCCTGATAGAGATAGATCGCGGTGTAGGCGAATACGAGGGAGCGCGCGAAGGGGCTGGCCTGGCGGGTCTCGACCTCGTCCACGCGGATGCGGCGGCTCCGGATCGCCGTGAGCAGCTCGACCAGGCCCGGCATGTCGAAGACGTCCTGCAGGCAGGCCCGATAGGTCTCGAGCATGATCGGGAAGGACGGAAACTCGCGGGCGACGGCCAACAGGTTCTGGGCCCGCAGCCTCTGTGCCCAAAGCGGTGTGCGGCCGCCGGGACGCCAACGCGGAAGCAACAACGCCCGCGCTGCATTCTCGCGGAACTGGCCTGCAAAGAGCGCCGAGCGTTCGAGCTGCGCAACCACGAGGTCTTCGACCTCTTCGGGCTCTGGCAGGAAGACGGATGCCGGTGGGAGTTCTTCCGCATCGGCGAAGCGCAACACGATGCCATCGTCGCTCCACAGCGTCTGCACCTCGTAGCCCTTCTCCGCGTTGAGCCGCACTTCGATCGCCAGGGCCCAGGGCGCGTGCAGCCTGGAACCAAACGGACTGAGCAGGCAGACGCGCCAATCGCCCAACTCGTCACGAAAGCGCTCGATGGTGATCGCGCGATCTGTCGGGAGTGCACCCGCACTCTCGTGCTGGTCGATCACGTAGTCGACCAGGTTGCGCGACGCATATTCGTCGAGCGCGAACTCTTCGCAGAGCCAGGCTTCTCCCGCGGCCCTGCCTTCGTGGAGCTCGCCAGAATCTGCCTTCCGGCAATGCTCGGCCAGTTCGCGCACGAAGCGCCCGAGGGCCTGGCCCAGTTCGACCGGGCGGCCGGGACCCTCTCCACGCCAGAAGGGCAGCCGACCCGCCTCGCCCGGTGCGGGCGCCACAACGACCCGATCCCTGGTGATCTCGGTGATACGCCAGGTGGAGGCGCCCAGGGTGATCGTCTCGCCCGGGCGCGATTCGTGAACCATCTCCTCGTCGAGTTCCCCGATCCTCGGGCCTTCGGGGCCGAGATGCACCGCGTAGAGCCCGCGATCCGGAATCGTTCCGCCGGAGAGCAATGCAATCTTGGAAGAGCCCCGCCGTGCCTCGAGCTGATCCCGCTCGCGATCCCAGATCAGGCGCGGCCGGAGCTCGGCAAAATCGGTCGACGGGTAGCGCCCCGCCAGCATGTCGAGCACTGCGTGGAGCATTTCGCGGGAGAGATCCCGAAAATTCGCGGTGCGGCCGATGGCCTGCCCCAACGCCTCGACCTTCCACGTGTCCATCGAAGTCATGGCCACGATCTGCTGGGCGAGCACATCGAGGGGATTGCGCGGTACGCGAAGAGGCTCGACTTCGCCGTGGCGCATGCCTGCTGCGACCACCGTGGCCTCGAGCAGATCATTGCGATGCTTCGGGAACACCCTTCCCTTGCTGGGAACGCCGACCTGGTGGCCCGCACGTCCAATTCGCTGGAGGCCCCGCGCCACCGCACCCGGCGATTCGACCATCAGCACCAGATCGACCGCGCCCATGTCGATGCCCAGCTCGAGCGAACTGGTGGCAACGATCGCCCGCAGGTTGCCGCTCTTCAGGCTCTCCTCGATCTCCTTGCGCTGCTCGTGGGCAATGCTGCCGTGATGAGCCCGCACCAGATCCTCACCCGCCAACTCGTTCAGCCGCTGCGCCAGGCGCTCGCACAACCCGCGACTGTTCACGAACAGGATGGTGCTTCGGTGCGCGCGAATGGCATCGACGAGCTCCGGATAGATCGCCGGCCACAGACTGGTATCCGCGTCATCCGAGGACGGAGTGAGGAGCCGGCCCAGCGACGGACCCGGAGCTTCGTCAGAGTCCTCGGACTCACTCTCTGGCGGCGGTCGGAAATCCGCCGGGCGGGTCATATCGGGGACCGGCACCGACAGCTGTAGATCGATCAGCGGCGTTCGGCTCGTATCGATGATCGAGACCGGTCGATCGCCCCCAAGAAAGCGCGCGACCTCCTCGGCCGGCCGAGCCGTCGCCGAGAGACCGATCCGCTGGGGATCCCGTTCCCCGGTCAGCGCAGCGACCCGTTCGAGGGAGAGCGCCAGGTGCGCACCCCGCTTGGTCGGCGCCAGGGCATGGATCTCATCGATGATGATGGTCTCGACGGTGCACAGGGTCTCGCGCTGGCGGGAGCCGAGGATCAGATAGAGCGACTCGGGAGTCGTGATCAGGATCTCCGCGGGATCACGTGCCTGGTCACGGCGCTCCTTCTGGGTCGTGTCACCTGTACGCACGGCGACTCGCGGCGCGCGAAACGCCTCGGGCTGGCCCAGCCGCTCCGCCATCTGCGCAATGCCGATCCGCGGCGCACGCAGGTTGCGCTCGATGTCGTAGACCAGGGCCTTGAGCGGCGAGACATAGAGCACACGGACGCCCGGCACGGGAGCGGGCTCGGCCGGGACCCGCCCCAGACGATCGAGGCAAGCGAAGAAGGCGGCCAGCGTCTTG
This window encodes:
- a CDS encoding DEAD/DEAH box helicase, which translates into the protein MPGSRTGGCDRFRPGVGRGWQACARPACVAIPGPLTPFHVSKHGPRLGRHRLARYSPAVATPALPILSAFGEPARRWFEASFEQPTPVQEEGWARIQAGDHALLIAPTGSGKTLAAFFACLDRLGRVPAEPAPVPGVRVLYVSPLKALVYDIERNLRAPRIGIAQMAERLGQPEAFRAPRVAVRTGDTTQKERRDQARDPAEILITTPESLYLILGSRQRETLCTVETIIIDEIHALAPTKRGAHLALSLERVAALTGERDPQRIGLSATARPAEEVARFLGGDRPVSIIDTSRTPLIDLQLSVPVPDMTRPADFRPPPESESEDSDEAPGPSLGRLLTPSSDDADTSLWPAIYPELVDAIRAHRSTILFVNSRGLCERLAQRLNELAGEDLVRAHHGSIAHEQRKEIEESLKSGNLRAIVATSSLELGIDMGAVDLVLMVESPGAVARGLQRIGRAGHQVGVPSKGRVFPKHRNDLLEATVVAAGMRHGEVEPLRVPRNPLDVLAQQIVAMTSMDTWKVEALGQAIGRTANFRDLSREMLHAVLDMLAGRYPSTDFAELRPRLIWDRERDQLEARRGSSKIALLSGGTIPDRGLYAVHLGPEGPRIGELDEEMVHESRPGETITLGASTWRITEITRDRVVVAPAPGEAGRLPFWRGEGPGRPVELGQALGRFVRELAEHCRKADSGELHEGRAAGEAWLCEEFALDEYASRNLVDYVIDQHESAGALPTDRAITIERFRDELGDWRVCLLSPFGSRLHAPWALAIEVRLNAEKGYEVQTLWSDDGIVLRFADAEELPPASVFLPEPEEVEDLVVAQLERSALFAGQFRENAARALLLPRWRPGGRTPLWAQRLRAQNLLAVAREFPSFPIMLETYRACLQDVFDMPGLVELLTAIRSRRIRVDEVETRQASPFARSLVFAYTAIYLYQGDTPVAERRAQALTLDRDMLRDLLGQEELRELLDATVIEETEADLQGLSADRKARHADALHDLLRRVGDLSAAELRVRCEGDPQAWLEELEISRRAACLKIGGEERWIAAEDAALYRDALGAAPPAGLPEVFLEPVPDAAERLFRRYTRVHGPFVTSRIAERYAWLPAQAQAVLAGLEARGKLLSGEFHPEGHEREWCEPEVLRRIRRRTLARLRGEVAAVEASTLVHFLPEWHGIGSRGAPDLRLAEALDQLEGVPLPFSELENAILPARVPDFDPRMLDELGALGQLAWVGSGSLGDRDGRVALYRRERIGLLVEAGTPPEDASPLHLALLDHLQARGASFFTELATATGEPTGGPLLHALWDLVWAGLVTNDTLAPLRGLAVRSGPRRRGPRALPSAAAGRWSLVSSLLPEEPEPTARAHARALQLLERHGVASRDVLALETAPGGWSALYPVFREMEEMGKLRRGHFVEGYSGAQFAYAGAVDRLRAARHFGEEPIVRVLAACDPAQPFGALIPWPTPRSERARPRRSAGARVVLVDGELLLFVDRSARRMWSFPTSDESREEEAQARAIRALHRLFDDRSRNLLRVEEIDGEPAARSPLAEFFTLAGFRQSYKGLELERSGRIRD